The following are encoded together in the Buteo buteo chromosome 2, bButBut1.hap1.1, whole genome shotgun sequence genome:
- the PIGU gene encoding GPI-anchor transamidase component PIGU isoform X2, with translation MVTDVLTAVALYLAIQDFNKVVFKKQKLLIELDKYAPDVAELIQTPMEMHYIPLKVALFYLLNPYTVMSCVAKSTCAINNTVIAFFILATIKGSAFLSAVFLALATYQSLYPLTLFAPALLYLLQRQFIPIKLKSKSFWLYTMQYAALYLCSLVVIICLSFFLLNSWDFIPSVYGFILSVPDLTPNIGLFWYFFAEMFEHFSLFFVCVFQINVFFYTIPLAIKLKEHPVFFMFVQIAIISIFKSYPTVGDIALYMAFLPVWSHLYRFLRNIFILSCVLIVCSLLFPVLWHLWIYAGSANSNFYYAITLTFNIGQILLISDYFYAFLRREYYLTHGLHLTRQDGTEAMLVLK, from the exons ATG GTAACTGATGTGCTAACTGCTGTTGCCCTTTACTTGGCCATTCAAGACTTCAACAAAGTTGTG ttcaaaaagcaaaagcttctaATAGAACTGGATAAATATGCACCAGATGTGGCTGAACTCATCCAGACGCCCATGGAAATGCACTACATCCCCCTCAAGGTAGCACTATT CTACCTGTTAAACCCCTACACTGTGATGTCTTGCGTGGCAAAGTCCACCTGCGCCATCAACAATACTGTCATTGCATTCTTCATTTTAGCTACAATAAAAG gtaGTGCCTTCCTCAGTGCTGTGTTCCTGGCCTTAGCAACCTACCAGTCACTCTACCCTCTCACATTGTTTGCTCCAGCACTCCTTTACCTTCTACAG cGTCAGTTCATAccaataaaactgaaaagtaaaagtTTCTGGCTCTACACCATGCAGTATGCAGCCCTGTACCTGTGCAGCCTGGTGGTGATCATCTgcctctccttcttcctcctcaactcCTGGGATTTTATCCCATCTGTTTACGGGTTTAT cCTTTCCGTTCCAGATCTGACACCCAATATTGGCCTTTTCTGGTACTTCTTTGCAGAGATGTTTGAACACTTTAGTCTTTTCTTCGTATGTGTGTTTCAAATCAATGTGTTCTTCTACACCATTCCCTTGGCAATAAAGCTAAA GGAACACCCTGTGTTCTTCATGTTTGTCCAGATCGCAATCATTTCTATCTTCAAGTCCTATCCCACTGTGGGAGACATTGCATTGTACATGGCCTTCCTCCCAGTCTGGAGCCACCTTTACAGAT tcCTCCGGAACATCTTCATCCTGTCATGTGTGCTCATTGTCTGCTCCCTCCTGTTCCCCGTTCTTTGGCATCTATGGATTTATGCAGGAAGTGCCAACTCCAATTTTTATTATGCCATCACGTTGACTTTCAACATAGGGCAG ATCCTGCTCATCTCGGATTATTTCTATGCCTTCCTCCGGCGGGAGTACTACCTCACTCATGGACTCCACTTGACAAGGCAAGATGGGACAGAGGCCATGCTTGTTTTGAAATAA
- the TLDC2 gene encoding LOW QUALITY PROTEIN: TLD domain-containing protein 2 (The sequence of the model RefSeq protein was modified relative to this genomic sequence to represent the inferred CDS: deleted 2 bases in 1 codon) yields the protein MLTSTCPQPDQDEELPVGCGELAGEGQPGWEGAPAVAPALEELCRLVLSTPSSILQDREIQELGPHLPPQLTQQPWHLLCCTRQDSFSLQTLYCFRGQLGSPTLLLIRDSSPQAFGAFSVTTIHCSNGFYRTGETFFFSFSPELKAFRWTGRNNFFVKGDIDLLMSGGGSSKFGLWLDGDLHYRGSHACETFDNETLSPWEEFCIQDLEVWGLA from the exons ATGCTCACCTCCACCTGCCCCCAGCCCGATCAGGATGAGGAGCTGCCTGTGGGATGTGGGGAGCTGGCCGGAgaggggcagccaggctgggagggagccCCAGCAGTGGCCCCAGCACTGGAGGAGCTGTGCAGGCTGGTGCTGAGCACACCGAGCAGCATCCTGCAGGACAGGGAGATCCAGGAG CTGGGgccccacctg cccccccagctgacaCAGCAGCCCTGGCACCTGCTGTGCTGCACCAGGCAGGACAGCTTCAGCCTGCAGACCCTGTACTGCTTCAGGGGCCAGCTAGGctcccccaccctgctgctcaTCAGGGACA GTTCCCCCCAGGCCTTCGGTGCCTTTTCTGTCACCACCATTCACTGCAGCAATGGCTTCTACAGGACAGGGGagacctttttcttctccttctccccagagctgaag GCGTTCAGGTGGACAGGTAGGAACAACTTCTTTGTGAAAGGGGACATAGACCTGCTGATGAGTGGTGGGGGCAG CAGTAAATTTGGGCTGTGGCTGGACGGAGACCTGCACTACAGGGGCAGCCACGCCTGTGAGACTTTTGACAACGAGACCCTCTCACCCTGGGAAGAGTTCTGCATCCAAGACCTGGAAGTGTGGGGCCTGGCCTGA
- the PIGU gene encoding GPI-anchor transamidase component PIGU isoform X1, with product MAAPLVLVVLVAVTVRAVLYRSSLAAFISERVEVSSPLNAWKRVVEGLALLDLGVSPYSGAIFHETPLIIYLFHFLIEYAELVFMVTDVLTAVALYLAIQDFNKVVFKKQKLLIELDKYAPDVAELIQTPMEMHYIPLKVALFYLLNPYTVMSCVAKSTCAINNTVIAFFILATIKGSAFLSAVFLALATYQSLYPLTLFAPALLYLLQRQFIPIKLKSKSFWLYTMQYAALYLCSLVVIICLSFFLLNSWDFIPSVYGFILSVPDLTPNIGLFWYFFAEMFEHFSLFFVCVFQINVFFYTIPLAIKLKEHPVFFMFVQIAIISIFKSYPTVGDIALYMAFLPVWSHLYRFLRNIFILSCVLIVCSLLFPVLWHLWIYAGSANSNFYYAITLTFNIGQILLISDYFYAFLRREYYLTHGLHLTRQDGTEAMLVLK from the exons ATGGCGGCTCCCTTGGTGCTGGTGGTCCTGGTGGCCGTGACGGTCCGGGCTGTGCTCTACCGCTCCAGCCTCGCCGCCTTCATCTCCGAGCGGGTCGAGGTGTCGTCCCCGTTAAACGCTTGGAAGCGAG TGGTCGAAGGATTAGCTCTGCTGGATTTAGGGGTCTCACCATATTCTGGAGCTATTTTTCATGAG ACCCCACTGATTATATATCTCTTTCACTTCCTGATTGAATATGCTGAATTGGTGTTCATG GTAACTGATGTGCTAACTGCTGTTGCCCTTTACTTGGCCATTCAAGACTTCAACAAAGTTGTG ttcaaaaagcaaaagcttctaATAGAACTGGATAAATATGCACCAGATGTGGCTGAACTCATCCAGACGCCCATGGAAATGCACTACATCCCCCTCAAGGTAGCACTATT CTACCTGTTAAACCCCTACACTGTGATGTCTTGCGTGGCAAAGTCCACCTGCGCCATCAACAATACTGTCATTGCATTCTTCATTTTAGCTACAATAAAAG gtaGTGCCTTCCTCAGTGCTGTGTTCCTGGCCTTAGCAACCTACCAGTCACTCTACCCTCTCACATTGTTTGCTCCAGCACTCCTTTACCTTCTACAG cGTCAGTTCATAccaataaaactgaaaagtaaaagtTTCTGGCTCTACACCATGCAGTATGCAGCCCTGTACCTGTGCAGCCTGGTGGTGATCATCTgcctctccttcttcctcctcaactcCTGGGATTTTATCCCATCTGTTTACGGGTTTAT cCTTTCCGTTCCAGATCTGACACCCAATATTGGCCTTTTCTGGTACTTCTTTGCAGAGATGTTTGAACACTTTAGTCTTTTCTTCGTATGTGTGTTTCAAATCAATGTGTTCTTCTACACCATTCCCTTGGCAATAAAGCTAAA GGAACACCCTGTGTTCTTCATGTTTGTCCAGATCGCAATCATTTCTATCTTCAAGTCCTATCCCACTGTGGGAGACATTGCATTGTACATGGCCTTCCTCCCAGTCTGGAGCCACCTTTACAGAT tcCTCCGGAACATCTTCATCCTGTCATGTGTGCTCATTGTCTGCTCCCTCCTGTTCCCCGTTCTTTGGCATCTATGGATTTATGCAGGAAGTGCCAACTCCAATTTTTATTATGCCATCACGTTGACTTTCAACATAGGGCAG ATCCTGCTCATCTCGGATTATTTCTATGCCTTCCTCCGGCGGGAGTACTACCTCACTCATGGACTCCACTTGACAAGGCAAGATGGGACAGAGGCCATGCTTGTTTTGAAATAA